One genomic window of Halobellus limi includes the following:
- a CDS encoding phosphoglucomutase/phosphomannomutase family protein: MDAISFGTDGWRATLDIFTDERVRIVGQAVADYLADEGYDDPVVIGYDARQSSEGFADTLADVLTGNGFDVLLPKRDCPTPLVAHAIVDRGLSGGLMITASHNPPKYNGVKFIPADGAPALPAVTDAVAERLAEPKLRPEDERGSVRRVDLVTPHAERARELVDADLSGLTVVHDAMHGSGRGVTDELLRSAGAEVFNVRDDRDPEFGGTPPEPSAENLGPLVEAVDRYDADLGVANDGDSDRVAFVTPERGHLDENLFFAAAYDYLLESDSGPAIRTVSTTFLIDRIAEAHNEEVFETAVGFKWVAEAMGEHDALMGGEESGGFSIRGHVREKDGVLMGLLGAAATAAEPMDDRVDRLLDAHGDIVADKIGLDCPDSEKERVISELDDVLPDQIADRDIAEVVTLDGFKLLLEDGSWLLVRPSGTEPKIRIYAEAASQERADALLAAGRELVEPLI; the protein is encoded by the coding sequence ATGGACGCCATCTCCTTCGGCACGGACGGCTGGCGGGCGACGCTCGACATCTTCACCGACGAGCGCGTGCGGATCGTCGGGCAGGCGGTCGCCGACTACCTCGCCGACGAGGGCTACGACGACCCCGTCGTGATCGGTTACGACGCCCGTCAGAGTTCCGAGGGGTTCGCCGACACGTTGGCCGACGTGCTCACGGGCAATGGGTTCGACGTCCTCCTCCCAAAGCGCGACTGTCCGACGCCGCTCGTCGCGCACGCCATCGTCGACCGCGGGCTCTCCGGCGGGCTGATGATCACGGCCTCGCACAACCCCCCCAAGTACAACGGCGTGAAGTTCATCCCCGCCGACGGCGCGCCGGCGCTCCCGGCGGTGACCGACGCCGTCGCAGAGCGGCTCGCGGAGCCGAAACTCCGCCCCGAGGACGAACGCGGGAGCGTCAGGCGGGTCGACCTCGTGACGCCGCACGCCGAGCGGGCCCGCGAACTCGTCGACGCGGACCTCTCGGGGCTCACGGTCGTCCACGACGCGATGCACGGCTCCGGCCGCGGCGTCACCGACGAACTCCTCCGCTCGGCCGGCGCGGAGGTGTTCAACGTCCGCGACGACCGCGACCCCGAGTTCGGGGGGACGCCGCCGGAGCCGAGCGCCGAGAACCTCGGGCCGCTCGTCGAGGCGGTGGACAGGTACGACGCCGACCTCGGGGTCGCCAACGACGGCGACTCCGACCGCGTCGCGTTCGTGACGCCCGAGCGCGGCCACTTAGATGAAAACCTCTTCTTCGCCGCCGCCTACGACTACCTGCTGGAGTCCGATTCCGGCCCGGCGATCCGGACGGTCTCGACGACGTTCCTGATCGACCGGATCGCCGAGGCGCACAACGAGGAGGTGTTCGAGACGGCGGTCGGGTTCAAGTGGGTCGCGGAGGCGATGGGCGAACACGACGCGCTGATGGGGGGCGAGGAGTCCGGCGGGTTCTCGATCCGCGGGCACGTACGCGAGAAGGACGGCGTCCTGATGGGGCTGCTCGGCGCGGCCGCGACGGCCGCCGAACCGATGGACGACCGGGTCGACCGCCTGCTCGACGCCCACGGCGACATCGTCGCCGACAAGATCGGCCTCGACTGCCCGGACTCGGAGAAGGAACGCGTGATCTCCGAACTCGACGACGTGCTCCCGGACCAGATCGCCGACCGCGACATCGCGGAGGTGGTGACCCTCGACGGCTTCAAACTCCTTCTCGAGGACGGCTCGTGGCTCCTCGTTCGCCCCTCCGGGACCGAACCCAAGATTCGGATCTACGCCGAGGCCGCGAGCCAGGAGCGCGCGGACGCGTTGCTGGCGGCGGGCCGGGAGTTGGTCGAGCCGCTCATTTGA
- a CDS encoding GNAT family N-acetyltransferase, with protein sequence MSHQIREATADDADDVARLLDAAMLEFDRERVRRRIDDGDVLVAVVDEYGTPADVDESGGGETEREGETERGDRDTDGSETSADRVVGVCVLGAVDDDGDATGLAPTEVGDFAAVSDLVGTDRPATEIESIAVHRSRRGRGIGRALVDAAAARASGPLVARFHEQVRPFYDALGFEIREHGGETSRDDESGTGVGGSEDGGVEHAGDPAGSDDRLYGVLR encoded by the coding sequence GTGAGCCACCAGATCCGCGAGGCGACGGCCGACGACGCTGACGACGTCGCCCGACTGCTCGACGCCGCGATGCTGGAGTTCGACCGCGAGCGGGTGCGCCGCCGGATCGACGACGGAGACGTGCTCGTGGCCGTGGTCGACGAGTACGGAACGCCCGCGGACGTCGACGAATCCGGAGGCGGTGAGACGGAGCGCGAGGGCGAAACCGAGAGGGGAGACCGCGACACCGACGGCTCTGAGACGTCGGCGGACCGCGTCGTCGGCGTCTGCGTGCTCGGAGCGGTAGACGATGACGGCGACGCGACCGGACTGGCACCGACGGAGGTGGGCGATTTCGCGGCCGTCTCGGACCTCGTCGGAACCGATCGCCCCGCGACCGAGATCGAATCGATCGCGGTTCATCGCTCCCGTCGCGGGCGCGGGATCGGACGCGCGCTCGTCGACGCGGCCGCGGCGCGTGCGTCGGGGCCGCTCGTCGCCCGGTTCCACGAGCAGGTGCGGCCGTTCTACGACGCCCTCGGGTTCGAGATCCGCGAGCACGGGGGCGAGACGAGCCGCGACGACGAATCGGGGACCGGCGTCGGCGGGTCGGAAGACGGCGGTGTCGAGCACGCCGGTGATCCCGCCGGCAGCGACGACCGCCTGTACGGCGTGCTCAGGTGA
- the samp2 gene encoding ubiquitin-like small modifier protein SAMP2, producing the protein MRVTVDVVGEGEETVAVDDGDTYADLVRAVGYSPHEVSVMVDGAPVPEDQPVEVDRVRVLRLIKGGSSPR; encoded by the coding sequence ATGCGCGTGACCGTCGACGTCGTCGGCGAGGGCGAAGAGACAGTCGCGGTCGACGACGGCGACACGTACGCCGATCTCGTCCGAGCCGTCGGCTACTCGCCTCACGAGGTGTCCGTGATGGTCGACGGCGCTCCCGTTCCGGAGGACCAGCCCGTCGAGGTCGACCGCGTGCGAGTGCTTCGACTCATCAAGGGCGGGTCGTCGCCGCGGTGA
- a CDS encoding replication factor C small subunit — MSEADASEGAPAGREIWIEKYRPESFEDIYGQEEIVERLRSYVERDDLPHLLFSGPAGVGKTTAATAIAREVYGDDWRNNFLELNASDERGIDVVRDRIKNFARSSFGGYDHRIIFLDEADSLTDDAQSALRRTMEQFSDNTRFILSCNYSSKIIDPIQSRCAVFRFSPLSDDAVRQQVEDIAAAEGIEVTEDGLDALVYAASGDMRRAINSLQAAATTGDVVDEEAVYLITSTARPEQIEEMVEAAIDGDFASARSQLETLLVDTGMAGGDVIDQLHRSAWEFDLDERTTVRLMERIGEADYRITAGANERVQLEALLASLAAEE, encoded by the coding sequence ATGAGTGAGGCCGACGCCTCGGAGGGGGCCCCGGCGGGACGCGAGATCTGGATCGAGAAGTACCGACCGGAGTCGTTCGAGGACATCTACGGACAAGAGGAGATCGTCGAACGGCTCCGGTCCTACGTCGAGCGCGACGACCTGCCGCACCTGCTCTTCTCGGGGCCGGCCGGCGTGGGGAAAACCACCGCGGCCACCGCGATCGCCCGCGAAGTGTACGGCGACGACTGGCGCAACAACTTCCTCGAACTGAACGCCTCCGACGAGCGGGGAATCGACGTCGTCCGCGATCGGATCAAGAACTTCGCTCGCTCGTCGTTCGGCGGCTACGACCACCGGATCATCTTCCTCGACGAGGCGGACTCTCTCACCGACGACGCCCAGTCAGCGCTGCGCCGGACGATGGAGCAGTTCTCCGACAACACGCGCTTCATCCTCTCGTGTAACTACTCCTCGAAGATCATCGACCCGATCCAGTCGCGGTGTGCGGTCTTCCGCTTCTCGCCGCTGTCGGACGACGCGGTCCGCCAGCAGGTCGAAGACATCGCCGCGGCGGAGGGAATCGAGGTCACCGAAGACGGTCTCGACGCGCTCGTCTACGCCGCGAGCGGGGATATGCGCCGCGCGATCAACTCCCTGCAGGCGGCGGCGACGACCGGCGACGTCGTCGACGAGGAGGCGGTGTATCTCATCACCTCGACCGCCCGCCCCGAGCAGATCGAGGAGATGGTCGAGGCGGCAATCGACGGCGACTTCGCGTCGGCGCGGTCCCAACTCGAAACGCTGCTGGTCGACACCGGGATGGCCGGCGGCGACGTCATCGATCAGCTGCACCGCTCGGCGTGGGAATTCGACCTCGACGAGCGCACGACCGTTCGGTTGATGGAGCGGATCGGCGAGGCCGACTACCGGATCACCGCCGGGGCGAACGAGCGGGTCCAGCTGGAGGCGCTGTTGGCCTCCCTCGCGGCCGAGGAGTAG
- the alaS gene encoding alanine--tRNA ligase produces the protein MSELEAEYRLDYFEEEGFHRKQCPVTDVHFWTRDPDRETCGEPPADDYSFIDNPGFDEEYTLEEMREEFLSFFEEHGHERIEPYPVAANRWRDDVLLTQASIYDFQPLVTSGQTPPPANPLTISQPCIRMQDIDNVGKTGRHTMAFEMMAHHAFNAREEAGDQYAYSGEVYWKDETVELCDQFFEHMGADLEEITYIEDPWVGGGNAGPAFEVLYRGAELATLVFMSMEQDEDGDYEMKDGNRYSPMDTYIVDTGYGLERWTWVSQGTPTVYEAVYPDMIEFLKENANVSLTDDEEELVHRAAKLSGYLDIDEVDDLTAARADVADELGVDSEELTELLEPLETIYAIADHCRTLAYMFGDEIVPSNVGTGYLARMVLRRTKRLVDDVGVDAPLDELVDMQAERLDYENRDTIRDIVRTEERKYRETLERGRRKVENLAAEYADRAESIPVEELIELYDSHGIQPEMVEEIAADRGASVDVPDDFYSLVAERHEGEGASREAVERSERLANLPETERLYYDDQERTEFEAVVLDVIEREEGYDVVLDQTMFYPEGGGQPADHGTLATDDATVQVTDVQIRDGIVLHRTDGNPGKGEFVRGQLDVERRRRLMRHHTATHVIGYAARQVLGEHVRQAGAQKGTHRSRLDVRHYERITREEVKRIEAVANDLVMRNVSVKQHWPDRHEAEEEYGFDLYQGGIPPGQNIRTITIEDDVQACGGTHVSRTGDIGTIKILTTEPVQDGVERIAFAAGDAAIEATQRTEDALYEAAEVLDVTPEDVPETAERFFTEWKERGKTIDRLKTELAEARAAAGEDEIDVDGTPAVVRRLDGDADELRATANALVEEGTVAVLGSASGGSAQFVVGVPDGVGINAGEVVGELAGRVGGGGGGPPDFAQGGGPDVDALDDALEAAPEILRAVRSA, from the coding sequence ATGAGTGAACTCGAAGCGGAGTATCGCCTCGACTACTTCGAGGAGGAGGGGTTCCACCGGAAGCAGTGTCCGGTGACTGACGTCCACTTCTGGACGCGCGACCCCGACCGCGAGACGTGCGGCGAGCCGCCCGCGGACGACTACTCCTTCATCGATAACCCCGGCTTCGACGAGGAGTACACCTTAGAGGAGATGCGAGAGGAGTTCCTCTCGTTCTTCGAGGAGCACGGCCACGAGCGGATCGAGCCGTACCCGGTCGCGGCGAACCGCTGGCGGGACGACGTCCTCCTGACGCAGGCGTCGATCTACGACTTCCAGCCGCTGGTCACGAGCGGGCAGACGCCCCCGCCGGCGAACCCCCTCACCATCTCCCAGCCCTGCATCCGGATGCAGGACATCGACAACGTCGGCAAGACCGGCCGGCACACGATGGCCTTCGAGATGATGGCCCACCACGCGTTCAACGCCCGCGAGGAGGCCGGCGACCAGTACGCCTACTCCGGCGAGGTCTACTGGAAGGACGAGACCGTCGAACTCTGCGATCAGTTCTTCGAGCACATGGGCGCAGACCTCGAAGAGATCACCTACATCGAGGACCCGTGGGTCGGCGGCGGCAACGCCGGCCCCGCCTTCGAGGTCCTGTACCGCGGCGCCGAACTCGCGACGCTCGTCTTCATGTCGATGGAGCAGGACGAGGACGGCGACTACGAGATGAAGGACGGCAACCGGTACTCGCCGATGGACACCTACATCGTCGACACCGGCTACGGCCTCGAACGCTGGACGTGGGTGTCGCAGGGGACGCCCACCGTCTACGAGGCGGTCTACCCCGACATGATCGAGTTCCTCAAGGAGAACGCCAACGTCTCGCTGACGGACGACGAGGAGGAACTCGTCCACCGCGCGGCGAAGCTCTCGGGGTATCTCGACATCGACGAGGTCGACGACCTGACCGCGGCCCGGGCGGACGTCGCCGACGAACTCGGCGTCGATTCGGAGGAACTCACGGAACTCCTCGAACCGCTGGAGACGATCTACGCCATCGCGGATCACTGCCGGACGCTGGCCTACATGTTCGGCGACGAGATCGTCCCCTCGAACGTCGGCACGGGCTACCTCGCGCGGATGGTCCTGCGGCGGACGAAGCGACTCGTCGACGACGTCGGCGTCGACGCGCCGCTGGACGAACTCGTGGATATGCAGGCCGAGCGCCTCGACTACGAGAACCGGGACACGATCCGCGACATCGTCCGCACCGAGGAGCGCAAGTACCGGGAGACCCTCGAACGCGGCCGTCGGAAGGTCGAGAACCTGGCCGCCGAGTACGCCGACAGAGCGGAGTCGATCCCCGTCGAGGAGCTCATCGAACTGTACGACTCCCACGGCATCCAGCCCGAGATGGTCGAGGAGATCGCGGCCGACCGCGGGGCGAGCGTCGACGTCCCCGACGACTTCTACTCGCTGGTCGCGGAGCGCCACGAGGGCGAGGGGGCGTCCCGAGAGGCCGTCGAACGCAGCGAGCGCCTCGCGAACCTCCCCGAGACCGAGCGGCTCTACTACGACGACCAGGAGCGCACCGAGTTCGAGGCGGTCGTCCTCGACGTCATCGAGCGCGAGGAGGGCTACGACGTCGTCCTCGATCAGACGATGTTCTACCCCGAGGGCGGCGGTCAGCCGGCCGACCACGGGACGCTCGCGACCGACGACGCGACGGTGCAGGTGACGGACGTCCAGATCCGCGACGGGATCGTCCTCCACCGGACCGACGGCAACCCCGGCAAGGGCGAGTTCGTCCGCGGCCAACTCGACGTCGAGCGCCGCCGTCGCCTGATGCGGCATCACACCGCCACGCACGTCATCGGCTACGCCGCCCGCCAGGTCCTCGGCGAGCACGTCCGGCAGGCCGGCGCACAGAAGGGCACGCACCGCTCGCGGCTCGACGTCAGACACTACGAGCGGATCACGCGAGAGGAGGTAAAGCGGATCGAGGCGGTCGCCAACGACCTCGTGATGCGCAACGTCTCGGTCAAGCAGCACTGGCCGGACCGACACGAGGCCGAGGAGGAGTACGGCTTCGACCTCTATCAGGGCGGCATCCCGCCGGGGCAGAACATCCGGACGATCACCATCGAAGACGACGTCCAGGCCTGCGGTGGGACGCACGTGAGCCGCACCGGCGACATCGGGACGATCAAGATCCTCACGACCGAGCCGGTCCAAGACGGCGTCGAGCGGATCGCCTTCGCCGCCGGCGACGCCGCGATCGAGGCCACCCAGCGCACCGAGGACGCCCTCTACGAGGCGGCGGAGGTGCTCGACGTGACGCCCGAGGACGTTCCCGAGACGGCCGAGCGGTTCTTCACCGAGTGGAAGGAGCGCGGCAAGACGATCGACCGGCTGAAGACCGAACTGGCGGAGGCGCGCGCGGCCGCCGGCGAGGACGAGATCGACGTCGACGGGACGCCCGCCGTCGTGCGGCGACTCGACGGCGACGCCGACGAACTCCGCGCGACCGCCAACGCGCTCGTCGAGGAGGGCACGGTGGCGGTGCTCGGCTCCGCGAGCGGCGGCAGCGCCCAGTTCGTCGTCGGCGTTCCCGACGGCGTCGGCATCAACGCGGGCGAGGTGGTCGGAGAGCTCGCCGGCCGCGTCGGCGGCGGCGGCGGCGGCCCGCCGGACTTCGCGCAGGGCGGCGGCCCCGACGTGGACGCGCTCGACGACGCGCTCGAAGCGGCCCCCGAGATCCTCCGCGCGGTTCGAAGCGCCTGA
- a CDS encoding DUF7504 family protein: MSSIERVVSQVAGASTVLVLRPQSARLGDVECKGALVERPNEVELLGVSFSQPPGVWYDEWVEALGTAPDAAAVITTPELADGGLGDRDLDVETVASPSNLTGIGVKSTSYLSRWDDALAVVESLTVPLQYADTQSVYKFLHVLTTRLQATGAAGQFYLDPTVETDRTVELFKTLFDAVVECEVGDGDDRTVEWSVTRRDG; encoded by the coding sequence GTGTCCTCCATCGAACGGGTGGTGTCTCAGGTCGCCGGGGCGTCCACCGTGTTGGTCCTCCGGCCCCAGTCGGCGCGTCTCGGCGACGTCGAGTGCAAGGGGGCGCTCGTCGAGCGTCCGAACGAGGTCGAACTGCTCGGCGTCTCCTTTTCGCAGCCGCCCGGCGTCTGGTACGACGAGTGGGTCGAAGCGCTCGGGACCGCTCCCGACGCGGCGGCCGTGATCACGACGCCGGAACTGGCGGACGGGGGTCTCGGCGACCGCGACCTCGACGTCGAGACGGTGGCTTCGCCGTCGAACCTCACGGGCATCGGCGTCAAATCGACGTCGTACCTGAGCCGGTGGGACGACGCGCTCGCGGTCGTCGAATCGCTCACGGTCCCGCTCCAGTACGCCGACACGCAGAGCGTCTACAAGTTCCTCCACGTCCTGACGACCCGGCTCCAGGCCACCGGCGCGGCGGGACAGTTCTATCTCGATCCGACCGTGGAGACGGACCGAACCGTCGAACTGTTCAAGACGCTGTTCGACGCGGTCGTCGAGTGCGAGGTCGGCGACGGCGACGACCGGACGGTCGAGTGGTCGGTGACGCGCCGCGACGGCTGA
- a CDS encoding alpha/beta fold hydrolase: protein MARTSNGDVSLYYETAGSGPTVAFVGDVGYGAWQWGWQHAAVAGPYESLVADLRGTGRSDAPAGPYAVGDLVEDLTTVLSDAGVRSAHVVGAGLGGAVALEAARTTSRVDSLFLLGTAARGTGIDLEPLWGDPDDADALERSLAAGLSASFVDAREDAVAQMVEWRSAEDADRPAWEAQAAAVDGFDVSDRLYEITVPALAVHGRDDAVWPPERGEKLAEGLPRGGFRPIENAGHLVHVEASKRVNDELLGFLADREDD from the coding sequence ATGGCTCGCACCTCGAACGGCGACGTCTCGCTCTACTACGAGACGGCCGGCAGCGGCCCGACCGTCGCGTTCGTCGGGGACGTCGGCTACGGCGCGTGGCAGTGGGGCTGGCAGCACGCCGCGGTCGCGGGCCCCTACGAGAGCCTCGTGGCCGACCTCCGCGGCACCGGGCGGTCGGACGCGCCGGCCGGCCCGTACGCCGTCGGGGACCTCGTCGAGGACCTCACGACGGTCCTCTCGGACGCTGGCGTCCGCTCGGCGCACGTCGTCGGCGCGGGCCTTGGCGGGGCCGTCGCCCTGGAGGCGGCGCGAACCACGTCCCGGGTCGACAGCCTGTTCCTCCTCGGCACCGCCGCCCGCGGGACCGGAATCGACCTCGAACCGCTGTGGGGCGACCCCGACGACGCCGACGCGCTCGAACGCTCGCTCGCGGCGGGCCTCTCGGCGTCGTTCGTCGACGCCCGCGAGGACGCCGTCGCGCAGATGGTCGAGTGGCGTTCCGCGGAGGACGCCGACCGGCCCGCGTGGGAGGCACAGGCCGCCGCGGTCGACGGCTTCGACGTCTCGGACCGGCTCTACGAAATCACCGTCCCCGCGCTCGCCGTCCACGGCCGCGACGACGCCGTCTGGCCGCCCGAGCGCGGAGAGAAACTGGCCGAGGGGCTCCCGCGTGGGGGATTCCGTCCGATCGAGAACGCGGGACATCTCGTCCACGTCGAGGCCTCGAAGCGGGTCAACGACGAACTGTTGGGATTTCTCGCAGACCGCGAGGACGACTAG
- a CDS encoding type 1 glutamine amidotransferase, with amino-acid sequence MTAARDRLRLALLDASHGDEHTPRNFRRELDADLVEFDVTDGERPAGFDFDGVVVTGSRSSVYWDRDWIRPLVDYVAEADERGLPILGVCYGHQVVAAALGGRVEDMGEYEIGYREIRKTADDELLDGVDETFTAFTTHSDAVTELPPGAELLAENDYGVHAFRRGDAWGVQFHPEYDRETAVAITNEKDLSAERRRSVLDGIDDENYAAACRTKRLFDNFTDAVRRIRGERAAAAD; translated from the coding sequence ATGACTGCGGCACGCGACCGACTCCGCCTCGCACTCCTGGACGCCTCCCACGGCGACGAGCACACGCCACGGAACTTCCGCCGGGAGCTCGACGCCGACCTCGTCGAGTTCGACGTGACGGACGGCGAGCGGCCGGCCGGGTTCGACTTCGACGGCGTCGTCGTCACCGGCTCTCGCTCGTCGGTCTACTGGGACCGCGACTGGATCCGCCCGCTGGTCGACTACGTCGCCGAAGCCGACGAGCGCGGGCTGCCCATCCTCGGCGTCTGTTACGGCCACCAGGTCGTCGCCGCGGCGCTGGGCGGCCGCGTCGAGGACATGGGCGAGTACGAGATCGGTTACCGCGAGATCCGGAAGACGGCAGACGACGAACTCCTCGACGGCGTCGACGAGACCTTCACGGCGTTCACGACCCACTCGGACGCGGTCACCGAACTCCCGCCCGGGGCCGAACTGCTCGCCGAGAACGACTACGGGGTCCACGCGTTCCGCCGGGGCGACGCGTGGGGCGTGCAGTTCCACCCCGAGTACGACCGCGAGACGGCGGTCGCGATCACGAACGAGAAGGACCTCTCCGCCGAGCGCCGCCGCTCGGTGCTCGACGGCATCGACGACGAGAACTACGCCGCCGCCTGCCGCACGAAGCGGCTGTTCGACAACTTCACCGACGCCGTCCGGCGGATTCGGGGCGAACGGGCGGCCGCGGCCGACTGA
- a CDS encoding cupin domain-containing protein — MGRVNERDVEWTETEREETHFRRKQLAGETDAEDLGASLYELPPGASSWPYHFHAGNEEAVYVLAGSGVLRTPDGEERIEPGDFCAFPADPDGAHRLHNDGDDPLRFLAVSTMQDPDVTVYPDSEKIGVYAGSPPGGDADERVVSGYYRRDDDVDYWEGES, encoded by the coding sequence ATGGGTCGTGTCAACGAGCGCGACGTCGAGTGGACCGAAACCGAACGCGAGGAGACGCACTTCAGGCGAAAGCAACTCGCGGGCGAGACCGACGCCGAGGACCTCGGCGCGAGCCTCTACGAACTCCCGCCGGGGGCGTCGTCGTGGCCGTATCACTTCCACGCCGGCAACGAGGAGGCGGTGTACGTCCTCGCCGGCAGCGGCGTGCTCCGGACGCCCGACGGCGAGGAGCGGATCGAACCGGGCGACTTCTGCGCCTTCCCGGCGGATCCGGACGGCGCGCACCGACTCCACAACGACGGCGACGACCCGCTCCGATTCCTCGCCGTCTCGACGATGCAGGACCCCGACGTGACCGTCTATCCCGACTCCGAGAAGATCGGCGTGTACGCGGGATCACCGCCCGGCGGCGACGCCGACGAGCGGGTGGTCTCCGGGTACTACCGCCGCGACGACGACGTCGACTACTGGGAGGGCGAGTCCTGA
- a CDS encoding 4Fe-4S dicluster domain-containing protein — MGIDPNFDSNREKVGEEELEELRSSASQTEFGEGVDVWGPVEPPEKLGIHGTHVAVDYDLCVADGACLENCPVDVFTWVETPDHPESERKVEPTREDQCIDCMLCVDICPVDAIDVDGSRA; from the coding sequence ATGGGAATCGATCCGAACTTCGACAGCAACCGCGAGAAGGTCGGCGAGGAGGAGTTGGAGGAGCTTCGCTCGTCCGCGAGCCAAACGGAATTCGGCGAGGGGGTCGACGTCTGGGGGCCCGTCGAACCGCCGGAGAAACTGGGCATCCACGGGACGCACGTCGCCGTCGACTACGACCTCTGCGTCGCCGACGGCGCGTGTCTGGAGAACTGCCCGGTCGACGTGTTCACGTGGGTCGAGACGCCGGATCACCCCGAATCCGAGCGGAAGGTCGAACCGACCCGCGAGGACCAGTGCATCGACTGTATGCTCTGCGTCGACATCTGTCCGGTCGACGCCATCGACGTCGACGGCTCGCGGGCCTGA
- a CDS encoding glycosyltransferase family 87 protein: MALPDPLGRPLVARSKRTVWAAMAFAILWGAAAYDRNFNPDWTEWAWSPGGNLGANVRTYRYAAKLAREGQSFYGVAPPELGEWAVYLYPPITVTVYYPFTGFEWLTGYWIVVALNVLAGLAVAAAVVRFVDRTAYRLGWLDVGLITGVVLVSPFTFGTIYYGNINLLVALAFVAGFLALGNDREGVAGAAFGLAALFKLFPAIVGVWLLKRRSWRAVASATAVGVGGLLAGVVAYGTEPTVTFFSKVVFDRAETAAFVGGYPADATFYVTLQRPLSHVVWGLFPNAPPEVLTPLAALAGAGILLALYADVETLRGRLIAVFATLVVTVTLIPALQWYLVLLFFPMIPLWYVWEGPGRRLFLAGGAVMFANEYPGSLVEAVREFGFPPLLEVVLVDVFTFATVPLYGIIIMLIACAAATYDVRLYRAVVRAGSRGRAAVRGVTE; the protein is encoded by the coding sequence ATGGCCCTCCCAGACCCGCTCGGCCGACCCCTCGTCGCCCGCTCGAAGAGAACCGTCTGGGCCGCGATGGCCTTCGCGATCCTGTGGGGCGCCGCCGCGTACGACCGCAACTTCAATCCCGACTGGACCGAGTGGGCGTGGAGCCCCGGCGGCAACCTCGGCGCGAACGTCCGGACCTACCGGTACGCCGCGAAACTGGCCCGGGAGGGACAGTCGTTCTACGGCGTCGCCCCGCCGGAACTGGGCGAGTGGGCGGTGTATCTCTACCCGCCGATCACCGTCACCGTCTACTACCCGTTCACCGGCTTCGAGTGGCTCACCGGCTACTGGATCGTCGTCGCGCTGAACGTCCTCGCGGGCCTCGCCGTCGCGGCCGCCGTCGTTCGATTCGTCGATCGGACGGCGTACAGGCTCGGGTGGCTCGACGTCGGACTGATCACGGGGGTCGTACTCGTCTCGCCGTTCACCTTCGGGACGATCTACTACGGCAACATCAACCTGCTCGTCGCGCTGGCGTTCGTCGCCGGCTTCCTCGCGCTCGGAAACGACCGCGAGGGCGTCGCCGGCGCCGCGTTCGGACTCGCCGCGCTGTTCAAACTCTTCCCGGCCATCGTCGGCGTATGGCTGCTGAAACGCCGGTCGTGGCGCGCGGTCGCGAGCGCGACGGCCGTCGGCGTCGGCGGCCTCCTCGCGGGCGTCGTCGCGTACGGGACGGAGCCGACGGTCACGTTCTTCTCGAAGGTCGTGTTCGACCGCGCGGAGACCGCGGCCTTCGTCGGCGGCTACCCCGCGGACGCGACGTTCTACGTGACGCTCCAGCGGCCGCTGTCGCACGTCGTCTGGGGGCTCTTTCCGAACGCTCCGCCGGAGGTGCTGACGCCGCTCGCCGCGCTCGCCGGTGCGGGAATCCTCCTGGCTCTCTACGCCGACGTGGAGACGCTCCGGGGGCGGCTGATCGCCGTCTTCGCGACGCTGGTCGTGACGGTCACGCTGATCCCGGCGCTGCAGTGGTATCTCGTGCTGCTCTTCTTCCCGATGATTCCGCTGTGGTACGTCTGGGAGGGGCCGGGACGCCGGCTCTTTCTGGCCGGCGGCGCGGTGATGTTCGCCAACGAGTATCCGGGCTCGCTCGTCGAGGCGGTTCGGGAGTTCGGTTTTCCGCCCCTCCTAGAAGTCGTCCTCGTCGACGTCTTCACGTTCGCGACGGTGCCGCTGTACGGAATTATAATTATGTTGATCGCGTGCGCGGCGGCGACGTACGACGTGCGTCTCTACCGGGCGGTCGTCCGGGCCGGGAGCCGGGGTCGGGCAGCGGTCCGGGGCGTTACCGAGTGA